From the genome of Staphylococcus haemolyticus, one region includes:
- a CDS encoding methionine ABC transporter ATP-binding protein, whose protein sequence is MIELNQVVKRYHTKDKDVLAVDNVNLNIETGSIFGVIGFSGAGKSTLIRMFNNLEEPTSGDIIIDGDNINKLSKAELRRKRQKVSMVFQHFNLLWSRTVLRNITFPLEIAGYSKTKANERAKELIDLVGLNGRENAYPSELSGGQKQRVGIARALANEPDVLLCDEATSALDPQTTDEILDLLLKIKERENLTIVIITHEMYVIRRVCDEVAVMESGRVIEQGKVTQVFENPQHEVTRRFVKDDLDDDFEESIKHLEPLDSDAYIVRLNFNGGNTTEPVVSYISKTHNIDINILEANIKNTRGGSVGFLVVHIPHIAETEFETFKEDLHQQHVNVEVVKHG, encoded by the coding sequence GTGATTGAGTTAAATCAAGTTGTAAAACGTTATCACACTAAAGATAAAGATGTACTAGCAGTTGATAACGTTAACTTAAATATAGAAACGGGCTCTATTTTCGGAGTTATCGGATTCTCTGGTGCTGGTAAAAGTACGTTAATCAGAATGTTCAATAATTTAGAAGAACCTACTTCTGGCGATATTATTATAGATGGCGATAATATTAACAAACTTTCAAAAGCAGAATTAAGAAGAAAACGACAAAAAGTAAGTATGGTATTCCAACACTTTAATTTATTATGGTCACGAACAGTACTTCGAAATATCACGTTCCCTTTAGAAATTGCAGGGTATTCTAAAACCAAAGCAAATGAAAGGGCGAAAGAATTAATTGACCTTGTTGGTTTAAATGGCAGAGAAAATGCTTATCCATCAGAATTATCAGGTGGGCAGAAACAACGTGTGGGTATTGCAAGAGCTTTGGCTAATGAACCTGACGTCCTCTTATGTGACGAAGCTACAAGCGCATTAGATCCACAAACAACAGATGAGATTTTAGACCTACTGCTAAAAATTAAAGAACGTGAAAACCTTACAATCGTGATTATCACTCATGAAATGTATGTTATCAGACGTGTTTGTGATGAAGTAGCCGTTATGGAAAGTGGACGTGTAATTGAGCAAGGTAAAGTAACGCAAGTATTTGAAAATCCACAACATGAAGTTACAAGACGATTTGTGAAAGATGATTTGGATGATGATTTTGAAGAATCAATCAAACATCTAGAACCATTAGATTCAGATGCATACATTGTTAGACTTAATTTCAATGGTGGTAATACGACTGAACCAGTTGTATCTTACATAAGTAAAACGCATAACATTGATATAAATATTCTTGAAGCAAACATAAAAAATACCCGTGGTGGTTCTGTCGGGTTCTTGGTGGTTCATATTCCACATATTGCTGAAACAGAGTTTGAGACATTTAAAGAAGATTTACATCAGCAACATGTAAATGTGGAGGTGGTTAAGCATGGATAA
- a CDS encoding thioredoxin family protein yields MSKSVEIEDICENFNKEKHLIFGYTPMCGTCKMSERMLDIANEILQLPVKKIDLNYHPKYSERNKIMSVPVLIVMNKDIEIDRIYAFQSVPYLLEKLK; encoded by the coding sequence ATGAGTAAATCTGTAGAAATAGAAGATATTTGTGAGAATTTTAATAAAGAAAAACATCTAATTTTTGGATACACACCGATGTGTGGTACTTGTAAAATGTCAGAGCGAATGCTAGATATTGCGAATGAAATACTACAATTACCCGTTAAAAAAATCGATTTGAATTACCATCCTAAATATAGTGAGCGTAACAAAATTATGTCAGTTCCTGTTCTAATAGTAATGAATAAAGATATAGAAATAGATAGAATCTATGCTTTTCAATCTGTTCCTTATTTGTTAGAAAAGTTAAAATAA
- a CDS encoding toprim domain-containing protein, producing MAILNKVIIVEGKSDKKRVQQVIAEPINIICTHGTMSIDKLDDMIETLYEKQVFVLADSDDEGEKIRKWFKRHLSECEHIYVDKTFCEVARCPKNYLAHVLSKHGFTVRKEKRLIPNLTTERLVIMHE from the coding sequence ATGGCAATTTTAAATAAAGTTATTATTGTTGAAGGCAAATCTGATAAGAAGAGAGTACAACAAGTCATCGCTGAACCTATAAATATTATTTGTACGCATGGTACAATGAGTATTGATAAATTAGATGACATGATTGAAACATTATATGAAAAGCAAGTCTTTGTTCTAGCAGACTCAGATGACGAAGGTGAAAAGATAAGAAAATGGTTTAAACGTCATCTTAGCGAATGTGAACATATCTATGTGGATAAAACATTTTGTGAGGTAGCTAGATGCCCAAAGAATTATCTTGCGCATGTATTGAGTAAACATGGTTTTACAGTTCGTAAAGAGAAACGTCTAATTCCTAATTTAACGACTGAAAGGTTAGTAATCATGCATGAGTAA
- the gcvH gene encoding glycine cleavage system protein GcvH: protein MAVPSELKYSKEHEWVKVEGNTVTIGITEYAQGELGDIVFVELPEVDDEINEGDTFGSVESVKTVSELYAPVSGKVVESNEELEDSPEFVNESPYEKAWMVKVELSDESQLDDLLSADQYKEMIGE, encoded by the coding sequence GTGGCAGTACCGAGCGAATTAAAATATTCTAAAGAACATGAATGGGTAAAAGTTGAAGGCAACACAGTAACAATTGGTATTACTGAATACGCACAAGGTGAATTAGGTGATATCGTATTCGTTGAATTACCAGAAGTTGATGACGAAATCAACGAAGGGGATACTTTTGGTAGTGTAGAATCAGTTAAAACTGTTTCTGAATTATATGCGCCAGTATCTGGTAAAGTTGTTGAATCAAATGAAGAATTAGAAGATAGTCCTGAGTTTGTTAACGAATCACCATATGAGAAAGCATGGATGGTTAAAGTTGAACTTAGCGATGAAAGCCAATTAGATGATTTATTATCAGCTGATCAATACAAAGAAATGATTGGTGAATAA
- a CDS encoding arsenate reductase family protein, whose translation MIKFYQYSNCTTCKKAAKFLDTHGVSYEPIDIVQHTPTKKEFEEIIDKTGVEVNKLFNTHGAKYKELGLKDKLKDLSTDEKLNLLASDGMLVKRPLAIAGDNITLGFKEDQYKEIWL comes from the coding sequence ATGATTAAATTTTATCAATATTCAAATTGCACAACTTGTAAAAAAGCCGCAAAATTTTTAGATACACATGGCGTAAGTTACGAACCAATTGATATTGTACAACACACACCAACTAAAAAAGAGTTTGAAGAAATTATCGATAAAACAGGTGTAGAGGTTAATAAATTATTTAATACCCATGGTGCTAAATATAAAGAACTAGGGTTAAAAGATAAATTAAAAGATTTATCAACTGATGAAAAATTAAATTTATTAGCTTCAGATGGCATGTTAGTTAAACGACCATTAGCTATTGCTGGAGATAATATCACATTAGGATTTAAAGAAGATCAATACAAAGAAATTTGGTTATAG
- a CDS encoding thioredoxin family protein, whose protein sequence is MQSINTTDAFKSTIESDKPVIVKFEAGWCPDCKSMDMWIDPIVEKYNDYDWYTVNRDELEDVAADNDVMGIPSLLVFENGNKLAHLHSANAKSPEQVESFLSETFNK, encoded by the coding sequence ATGCAAAGTATTAATACAACTGATGCGTTTAAATCAACAATTGAAAGCGATAAACCAGTTATCGTAAAATTTGAAGCTGGTTGGTGTCCTGATTGTAAATCTATGGACATGTGGATTGATCCAATCGTCGAAAAATATAATGACTATGATTGGTATACTGTTAACCGTGATGAACTCGAAGATGTAGCTGCAGATAATGATGTAATGGGTATTCCTAGCTTATTAGTATTTGAAAATGGCAATAAACTTGCGCATTTACACTCTGCTAATGCTAAATCACCTGAACAAGTAGAATCATTCTTATCAGAAACATTTAATAAATAG
- a CDS encoding nitroreductase family protein: MELQEAIASRRSIKKFKHDMTIDDDKLYQAIEKAADAPNHGMREPWRIIHIAKDRLGEMSRDVTHFAFPNHPEKQEDHYNNVTNLGGMLVLVLKTDPRQRQNRENFFAMGAYAQNLMLLLHEQGIGTCWKTPPYIFEPKVRKVFGVHGDEVIAGFLYLTDLEEVPPKAPRKNKHLISKY, encoded by the coding sequence GTGGAATTACAAGAGGCAATTGCTTCAAGAAGAAGTATAAAGAAATTCAAACATGATATGACAATAGATGATGATAAGCTTTATCAAGCGATTGAAAAAGCTGCAGATGCTCCAAACCATGGCATGCGAGAACCATGGAGAATTATCCATATAGCCAAAGATAGATTAGGTGAAATGAGCAGGGATGTAACGCATTTTGCATTTCCAAATCATCCTGAGAAACAAGAAGATCATTATAATAATGTGACTAATCTTGGTGGTATGTTAGTGTTAGTACTTAAAACTGACCCAAGACAACGACAAAATCGTGAAAACTTTTTTGCGATGGGTGCGTATGCTCAAAACTTAATGCTTCTATTACATGAACAAGGGATTGGTACATGTTGGAAGACACCACCTTACATTTTTGAACCAAAAGTTCGTAAGGTATTTGGCGTTCATGGAGATGAAGTCATTGCAGGTTTCCTTTACCTAACAGATTTAGAAGAAGTGCCACCAAAAGCACCGCGTAAAAACAAACATTTAATTTCAAAATACTAG
- the aroD gene encoding type I 3-dehydroquinate dehydratase has protein sequence MTNVEVAATVAPNQLLDTVTLDNIKEYSDDIDIIELRIDQWEDRHLELLKSNLERLQELNINVNVLVTYRTVSQGGKGEMKYEAYMTLLKEIIKNHHCQMIDIEWDSDFDVFAHRDLINLAHRYNKQVVISYHNFQETPDIDILKFTYYKMNQLNPDYVKIAVMPQDKEDVATLLEAVATSADTLDAKVIGISMSKVGLVSRTAQGVFGGTVSYGCLGEPQAPGQIHVKTLKQQLLFYSNH, from the coding sequence ATGACGAATGTTGAAGTTGCTGCCACAGTTGCTCCCAATCAATTACTGGATACAGTAACATTAGATAACATCAAAGAATATAGTGATGATATTGATATAATTGAATTACGAATTGACCAATGGGAAGATCGACATCTTGAGTTGCTTAAATCCAATTTAGAACGACTACAAGAATTAAATATAAACGTTAACGTCTTGGTAACATATCGCACGGTCTCACAAGGCGGTAAAGGTGAAATGAAATATGAAGCATACATGACGTTATTAAAAGAAATTATTAAAAATCATCATTGCCAAATGATTGATATTGAATGGGATAGTGATTTTGACGTTTTTGCGCATCGTGATTTAATTAACCTAGCACACCGATATAATAAACAAGTTGTTATATCTTATCATAATTTTCAAGAAACACCTGATATAGATATTTTAAAATTCACATATTATAAAATGAATCAATTGAACCCAGATTATGTCAAAATAGCTGTCATGCCACAAGACAAAGAAGACGTAGCTACATTGCTTGAAGCAGTAGCAACAAGTGCTGACACTCTTGATGCTAAGGTGATTGGTATTTCTATGTCTAAAGTTGGCTTAGTTAGTAGAACAGCTCAAGGTGTGTTTGGAGGCACTGTATCCTATGGATGTTTAGGTGAGCCCCAAGCCCCTGGACAAATACATGTTAAAACTTTAAAACAACAACTATTATTTTATAGTAATCATTAA
- a CDS encoding organic hydroperoxide resistance protein — protein sequence MAVQYETKATNVGGRKGHVNTDDNAINVDVLPPQQADGNATNPEQLFAAGYASCFNGAFDLILKQNKVRDAEPEVTLTVRLEDDPDAESPKLSVAIDAKVKNVLSQEDAEKYLQDAHEFCPYSKATRGNIDVDLNVQVVD from the coding sequence ATGGCAGTTCAATATGAAACAAAAGCTACAAACGTTGGTGGACGTAAAGGACATGTAAACACTGACGATAATGCAATAAATGTAGATGTATTACCACCACAACAAGCAGACGGAAACGCAACTAACCCTGAGCAATTATTTGCTGCTGGTTACGCTTCATGTTTCAATGGTGCGTTCGATCTTATCTTAAAACAAAATAAAGTACGTGACGCTGAACCAGAAGTTACTTTAACGGTTCGCCTTGAAGATGATCCAGATGCGGAAAGTCCAAAATTAAGCGTAGCGATTGATGCTAAAGTTAAAAATGTATTGTCTCAAGAAGACGCTGAAAAATATCTTCAAGATGCACACGAATTCTGCCCATATTCTAAAGCAACTCGTGGTAATATCGATGTTGATTTAAACGTTCAAGTAGTAGATTAA
- a CDS encoding GNAT family N-acetyltransferase, whose translation MTNIRILKHDDLDHYTQLLSSNTHTYSWDKVYLENISNNDLKQMLYDDDEFCNIIGAFKDDKLVACVTLRQLRQVGSSHKAMIENLFLLDKKDESTILNLMQFAIDYAKSRNIEKLMTCVTSNNISGKIFFSSMGFETLGLESKSSKIGDEYFDVHWLLYDIV comes from the coding sequence ATGACAAATATTCGTATACTTAAACATGATGATTTAGACCATTATACTCAATTATTATCAAGCAATACGCACACTTATTCGTGGGACAAGGTCTATCTCGAAAACATTTCAAACAATGATCTCAAACAAATGCTATATGATGATGATGAATTTTGTAATATTATCGGTGCTTTTAAAGATGATAAACTTGTAGCATGTGTTACTTTGCGTCAATTAAGGCAAGTTGGAAGTTCACACAAAGCCATGATAGAGAATTTATTCTTACTTGATAAAAAAGATGAAAGTACAATTTTAAATTTAATGCAATTTGCTATAGATTACGCTAAATCTCGCAACATTGAAAAATTGATGACTTGTGTAACTTCTAATAATATTAGTGGCAAAATCTTTTTCTCATCAATGGGATTTGAAACTTTGGGTCTCGAATCGAAGTCTTCAAAAATTGGTGACGAATATTTCGATGTTCATTGGCTATTGTATGATATCGTTTAA
- a CDS encoding LysE/ArgO family amino acid transporter: protein MLQAILHGVLLAIGLILPLGAQNIFVFNQGANQTKFRRALPAIITAGLCDSLLIILAVVGVSLILMSFPILQLIVYIIGLVFLLYMAWTLWHEQSSDIDEQGGISPAKQISFALSVSLLNPHAIMDTIGVIGTSASAYDGSEKIAFTVATISVSWLWFIFLAIAGRTVGHFDKSGRLLILLNKISSIIILIVAFMILQKIYQLIF, encoded by the coding sequence TTGTTACAAGCTATTTTACACGGAGTATTATTAGCTATAGGCTTAATACTACCATTGGGGGCTCAAAATATATTTGTTTTTAACCAAGGCGCTAACCAAACAAAATTTAGGCGTGCACTTCCTGCTATTATTACAGCTGGTTTATGTGATTCTTTACTCATTATACTAGCAGTGGTTGGCGTGTCCCTTATACTTATGTCATTTCCAATACTTCAATTGATTGTTTACATAATAGGATTAGTATTTCTACTCTATATGGCGTGGACATTGTGGCATGAGCAAAGTAGTGACATTGATGAGCAAGGTGGCATATCACCTGCAAAGCAAATAAGCTTCGCACTTTCTGTTTCATTACTTAATCCTCATGCAATTATGGATACCATTGGCGTAATAGGTACAAGCGCTTCTGCCTATGATGGCTCTGAAAAGATAGCATTTACTGTTGCGACAATTAGCGTTTCATGGCTATGGTTTATATTTCTAGCTATTGCTGGTCGTACTGTAGGCCATTTTGATAAATCAGGTCGCCTATTGATTCTACTAAATAAAATTTCAAGTATTATTATCTTAATCGTTGCATTCATGATACTTCAAAAAATTTATCAACTCATATTTTAA
- a CDS encoding histidine phosphatase family protein: MSKTLYLMRHGQTMFNLRGKVQGASDSPLTSLGISQAKQAGQYFNEHNISFGNLYSSSSERACDTLECVAPNQDYNRLKGLKEWHFGILEGESNDLLNANYDIKDAFGDRLVVFDGESKNEVEERFIGTLTEIMRTSDSDSNLVVSHGTTIDVFLRKVIGDTEAINYFIGNCHILKFEYRNNEFRFIEKIDPENEEITKYEN, encoded by the coding sequence ATGTCAAAAACACTTTATTTAATGAGACATGGACAAACAATGTTTAATTTACGAGGTAAGGTGCAGGGGGCAAGTGACTCTCCTTTAACAAGTTTAGGAATCTCTCAAGCCAAACAAGCTGGTCAATATTTTAACGAACATAATATTTCATTTGGAAATTTATATTCATCTAGCTCTGAACGCGCATGTGATACATTGGAATGCGTCGCACCAAACCAAGACTATAACCGTTTAAAGGGACTCAAAGAATGGCATTTTGGTATTTTAGAAGGCGAAAGTAATGATTTACTAAACGCAAATTATGATATTAAAGATGCTTTTGGGGATCGTTTAGTAGTGTTTGACGGAGAGTCTAAAAATGAAGTGGAAGAACGTTTTATAGGTACATTAACTGAAATAATGCGTACATCAGATAGTGATTCAAATTTAGTTGTAAGTCATGGAACTACGATTGACGTATTTTTAAGAAAAGTTATTGGAGATACAGAAGCAATTAATTACTTTATTGGAAATTGTCATATTTTAAAATTTGAATATAGAAATAACGAATTTCGGTTTATTGAAAAGATTGATCCAGAAAACGAAGAAATTACTAAATATGAAAATTAA
- a CDS encoding sterile alpha motif-like domain-containing protein, which translates to MTFYDFIIGFINDDTPLGSLAQYIENDCEFPKHERNNKAIRSYVMSNYVDHQLIESTNRAISLYKLI; encoded by the coding sequence ATGACATTCTATGATTTTATAATTGGGTTTATAAACGATGATACACCTCTAGGAAGTTTAGCTCAATATATCGAAAACGACTGTGAGTTTCCAAAACACGAACGGAATAACAAAGCTATTAGGTCGTATGTTATGTCTAACTACGTCGATCATCAACTTATTGAAAGTACTAATAGAGCAATAAGTCTTTATAAATTAATTTGA
- the tsaA gene encoding type II toxin-antitoxin system antitoxin TsaA — protein MNNNKIFWINIFMTLLFLGFNIIVTYNADLDDFFWLIPGLTISGITIVLSLSTALICKNLVSEVIFLINIVMLLYYIYPMVYTFF, from the coding sequence ATGAATAATAATAAAATTTTTTGGATAAATATTTTTATGACGCTATTATTTTTGGGTTTCAATATCATTGTCACTTACAATGCAGACTTAGATGATTTCTTCTGGCTAATTCCAGGACTGACAATTAGTGGTATCACAATTGTACTAAGCTTAAGTACTGCGCTCATTTGCAAGAACCTGGTTAGCGAAGTTATTTTTCTAATCAATATTGTTATGCTTTTATACTACATTTATCCTATGGTATATACATTCTTTTAA
- the tsaT gene encoding type II toxin-antitoxin system toxin TsaT, translated as MSLHLTILLWLGIIFVIAASIILGLLLKSKKEERKESYLGFTVIFYIFGFALLIYVFIFGIL; from the coding sequence ATGAGTTTGCATTTAACTATATTGTTATGGCTTGGTATCATTTTTGTAATAGCAGCCTCAATTATATTGGGCTTATTACTTAAATCTAAAAAAGAAGAACGTAAAGAATCATATTTAGGTTTTACCGTAATATTTTATATTTTTGGATTTGCTTTACTCATCTACGTATTCATATTTGGTATATTATAG
- the lnsA gene encoding lipoprotein N-acylation protein LnsA has translation MKYSISPFIKIFFVTLIILITFPTHLLAYTSNSNALSPTEDDFDLQPGDIILTKGPVLFGFFGHSSIALDHDTVLQIEGPGDKPITESFHSFKQRFGEGKDDWIKIYRCSMPGAGERAAKWAEEHYKDTDKTYLVTLNLKSERFTYCTKIIYQAYKYGVSKNSINEHGLLIISPYALVDNFTKDYQLKLVKQY, from the coding sequence GTGAAATATTCAATTTCTCCATTTATAAAAATATTCTTTGTTACACTGATAATTCTTATAACTTTTCCAACACACTTATTAGCTTATACGAGTAACTCTAATGCACTTTCACCAACTGAAGATGATTTTGATTTACAACCAGGTGATATTATACTCACTAAGGGCCCAGTTTTATTTGGTTTCTTTGGTCATTCTAGTATCGCACTTGATCACGATACCGTTTTACAAATAGAAGGCCCTGGGGACAAACCCATTACAGAGTCATTCCATTCTTTCAAACAACGATTTGGTGAAGGCAAAGATGATTGGATTAAAATCTACCGTTGTTCTATGCCTGGAGCTGGAGAGAGAGCCGCTAAATGGGCTGAAGAACACTATAAAGATACAGATAAGACATATCTAGTCACTTTAAATCTTAAAAGTGAAAGATTTACATACTGTACTAAGATTATTTATCAAGCTTATAAATATGGCGTAAGTAAAAATTCAATTAACGAACATGGCTTACTCATCATTTCTCCATACGCGCTTGTAGATAATTTCACGAAAGATTATCAACTCAAATTAGTTAAACAATACTAA
- a CDS encoding membrane lipoprotein lipid attachment site-containing protein, with product MKKVLFTLLLGLFILTGCSFSNEDKEEDHSKSKSSSQNKKENDDTKKKNDQHSDSKSSKNDTESDDESTDQSNEDSSSSEQQSTSNSSSQNAKQIDIHNITDRATLEAVINSNNYSEIDKIAAYNSAVANGVIPQGNVMEGPASEAYASSLRVESGQEKPVYDQSNQSSEEENIDDPNAEINAATNEDEYVDALRKKYNGGLSSGEIQTKHAIEQGYYDGDDAEEVYQTIQQREQDIANGKYDKYKNN from the coding sequence TTGAAAAAAGTTTTATTTACATTATTATTAGGTCTTTTTATATTAACTGGTTGTAGTTTTTCGAATGAAGATAAGGAAGAAGATCATTCTAAATCTAAATCTTCCTCACAGAATAAAAAAGAGAATGATGATACTAAAAAGAAAAATGATCAACATTCTGATTCTAAGTCATCAAAAAATGATACAGAAAGCGATGATGAATCTACTGATCAAAGCAATGAAGACAGTTCTTCCAGCGAACAGCAATCTACTTCTAACTCGTCTTCTCAGAATGCAAAGCAAATCGATATTCACAATATAACAGACCGCGCCACATTAGAAGCAGTTATTAACAGCAACAATTACTCTGAAATAGATAAAATTGCTGCATATAATAGTGCAGTTGCAAATGGTGTTATTCCACAAGGTAATGTAATGGAAGGCCCTGCAAGTGAAGCTTATGCAAGTTCACTACGCGTGGAAAGTGGTCAAGAAAAACCTGTTTATGATCAGTCTAACCAGTCTTCAGAAGAAGAAAACATAGACGATCCAAATGCAGAAATCAACGCTGCAACTAATGAGGATGAATACGTAGATGCTTTGAGAAAAAAATATAACGGCGGTTTATCTTCTGGAGAGATTCAAACTAAGCATGCAATTGAACAAGGTTATTATGATGGTGATGATGCTGAAGAAGTTTATCAAACAATACAACAACGAGAACAAGATATAGCTAACGGTAAATACGATAAATATAAGAATAATTAA
- a CDS encoding GNAT family N-acetyltransferase, with the protein MTKITIQSAKPHHNEGGQLIYSAIDDMAKIILGKSSDNEIIDDLQQLWKNRANRFSHDMSFVALEDNQVLGAITCNPLKKIDRAMTPTVLQIISMNKLKPFLSIISHPKSFYSLVTMDEGNEDEYHISMLATMPNARGKGVGQQLLNFAEQKAKESGFSKLSLTVVQDNDAALKLYQKMGFEIVGEINKKPYYLYQMRKEVK; encoded by the coding sequence GTGACGAAAATAACAATTCAATCAGCGAAGCCTCACCATAATGAAGGGGGTCAGTTAATTTACTCGGCAATAGATGACATGGCTAAAATTATATTAGGTAAGTCAAGTGATAATGAAATTATTGATGACTTACAACAACTTTGGAAAAATCGTGCGAATCGCTTTAGTCATGATATGTCATTTGTAGCTCTTGAAGATAATCAAGTGCTTGGGGCTATAACGTGCAATCCTTTAAAAAAGATTGATAGAGCGATGACGCCAACAGTACTTCAAATAATTTCAATGAATAAGTTGAAACCTTTCTTATCAATCATTTCACATCCGAAGTCCTTTTATTCACTTGTAACGATGGACGAGGGTAATGAAGATGAATACCATATTAGTATGCTAGCGACTATGCCTAATGCAAGGGGAAAAGGAGTAGGGCAACAATTATTAAATTTTGCTGAACAAAAAGCTAAAGAATCAGGCTTCAGTAAACTTTCTTTAACAGTAGTACAAGATAATGATGCAGCATTGAAACTATATCAAAAAATGGGATTTGAAATTGTTGGAGAAATTAATAAGAAACCGTACTATCTATATCAAATGAGAAAAGAAGTAAAATAG
- a CDS encoding poly-gamma-glutamate hydrolase family protein — translation MRKRKNWYSKLYYIFISVIIITIIVIAFILYKTREDKQNRSLDYYSNFEELKENTTEGKDWRIKTKNRKDNHILVTAIHGGGIEPGTTELARRVANIGEYDFYTFEGLMPKHNERLHITSTVFDEPTLLKMLDHSDETISIHGYSGEDPIVYVGGKDKKLAKSITKSLKNKGFTVQKSPKGIEATSSSNIINRSDNDSGVQLELTTGQRALFFKDKQLDQNIRKNPDNYTHTFYKFAKAVNKGIEDAQ, via the coding sequence ATGAGAAAAAGAAAAAACTGGTATTCTAAATTATATTATATTTTTATTTCTGTCATAATTATTACTATTATAGTTATTGCATTTATACTTTATAAAACGCGTGAAGATAAACAAAATCGTTCATTAGATTATTATTCAAATTTCGAAGAGCTAAAAGAAAACACAACAGAAGGTAAAGATTGGCGTATTAAAACGAAAAATCGTAAAGATAATCACATTCTTGTCACAGCTATACATGGCGGAGGTATTGAACCAGGTACAACTGAACTTGCACGTCGTGTAGCCAATATAGGTGAATATGATTTTTACACATTCGAAGGATTAATGCCAAAGCATAACGAACGCTTGCATATCACCTCAACTGTGTTTGATGAACCGACGCTATTAAAAATGTTAGACCACTCAGATGAGACAATATCCATTCATGGCTATTCTGGTGAAGACCCTATTGTTTACGTTGGTGGTAAGGATAAAAAATTAGCGAAATCTATCACAAAATCATTAAAAAATAAAGGATTCACCGTTCAAAAGAGTCCTAAAGGTATTGAAGCAACATCTTCATCTAACATTATTAATAGAAGTGATAATGATTCGGGCGTTCAACTTGAATTAACTACTGGTCAAAGAGCATTATTCTTTAAGGATAAACAATTAGATCAAAATATAAGAAAGAACCCTGACAATTACACACATACATTTTACAAATTCGCTAAAGCAGTTAATAAAGGCATTGAAGATGCACAGTAG